From the genome of Solidesulfovibrio carbinolicus, one region includes:
- a CDS encoding FecCD family ABC transporter permease — MPPHAFPRGGVLKRTLPLVLAGLAALSAACLAGAYPAAPGDVLAVLARAAGLAVPAPADPALPTVVMELRLTRALLAYGVGAALAVAGAAFQGVLRNPLADPFTLGVSGGAAFGAALSLTLGLGAALGSTLVTPACALAGGGATLVAVLALSRLAGGLRRETVVLSGIVAATFLSALLSLVKALNEESVAGIVFWIMGGFQGKGRAELALFLPCLLLGLAGVALFLRELDILLLGERQARQLGVAAGRSRLALLGAASLLTAGAVAVSGVIGFVGLIAPHACRRLYGGEHGALVPQAALAGGALLCGADVLARVILPGGAELPVGVVTALLGGPFFCFLLLTGRGGRA; from the coding sequence ATGCCGCCACACGCCTTCCCCCGGGGCGGGGTCCTGAAGCGGACCCTGCCCCTTGTCCTGGCCGGGCTGGCTGCGCTCAGCGCCGCCTGTCTGGCCGGGGCCTATCCGGCTGCCCCGGGGGACGTGCTGGCCGTGCTGGCCCGGGCGGCCGGCCTGGCCGTCCCGGCTCCGGCCGATCCGGCCCTGCCCACGGTGGTCATGGAACTGCGCCTGACCCGGGCGCTTTTGGCCTATGGCGTGGGCGCGGCCCTGGCCGTGGCCGGCGCGGCCTTCCAGGGCGTGCTGCGAAATCCCCTGGCCGATCCCTTTACCCTGGGCGTCTCGGGCGGCGCGGCTTTTGGCGCGGCCTTGTCCCTGACGCTGGGCCTGGGCGCGGCCCTGGGCTCAACGCTCGTCACCCCGGCCTGCGCCCTGGCCGGCGGCGGCGCGACCCTGGTCGCGGTCCTGGCCCTGTCCCGGCTGGCCGGGGGGCTGCGACGCGAGACGGTGGTTTTGTCCGGCATCGTGGCGGCCACCTTCCTGTCCGCCCTGCTCTCCCTGGTCAAGGCGCTTAACGAAGAATCCGTGGCCGGCATCGTGTTCTGGATCATGGGCGGCTTTCAGGGCAAGGGCCGGGCCGAACTGGCCCTGTTCCTCCCCTGCCTGCTGCTTGGCCTGGCCGGCGTGGCGCTGTTCCTTCGCGAGCTGGACATTTTGCTCTTGGGCGAACGCCAGGCCCGGCAGCTCGGCGTGGCCGCCGGCCGGTCGCGGCTGGCCCTTCTTGGCGCGGCGAGCTTACTCACCGCCGGCGCCGTGGCCGTTTCCGGGGTCATCGGCTTTGTGGGGCTTATCGCCCCCCATGCCTGCCGGCGGCTCTACGGCGGCGAACACGGGGCGCTGGTGCCCCAGGCCGCCCTGGCCGGCGGGGCGCTGTTGTGCGGGGCCGACGTCCTGGCCCGGGTGATCCTGCCCGGCGGCGCGGAGTTGCCCGTGGGCGTGGTCACGGCCCTGCTCGGCGGGCCGTTTTTTTGCTTCCTGCTCCTGACCGGGCGCGGGGGGCGGGCGTGA
- a CDS encoding ABC transporter substrate-binding protein, protein MKPTSSSLPIPRPARPRRWLPAAVCLLAGLLAAAPAHSQGPAVVDDLGNTVALSAPARRVVPLYGAFVDILAGMGLTDRVVARTEADPAPAGEPELPVIGTHMRPNIERVLAVRPDLVLQMDGRGEARESAARLAGLGIPTAVFAVSDFPTLFSAIDRIGVLCGDETGARNLREALAGRLLAVKRPAGPPPKVFFEVRSGSLLAAGNTSMASAVIAAAGGNNAVTTKDKIVRLSDEELLRLAPDVCLTQRGPMNPEARSMAERPEYATLPCVQNGRAFVVDEATFSRPGPGSVTAVEELAALLSGRPS, encoded by the coding sequence ATGAAACCGACATCATCGTCATTGCCCATCCCCAGACCGGCGCGCCCCAGGCGTTGGCTGCCGGCGGCGGTCTGCCTGCTGGCCGGCCTGCTGGCGGCCGCGCCGGCCCATAGCCAAGGCCCGGCCGTCGTCGATGACCTGGGCAACACCGTCGCCCTTTCCGCCCCGGCTCGGCGCGTCGTGCCGCTTTACGGCGCTTTTGTGGATATCCTGGCCGGCATGGGACTGACCGACCGCGTGGTCGCCCGCACCGAAGCCGACCCGGCTCCGGCCGGCGAGCCGGAACTGCCGGTCATCGGCACCCACATGCGCCCCAACATTGAGCGCGTCCTGGCCGTGCGCCCGGATCTCGTGTTGCAAATGGACGGCCGGGGCGAAGCCCGGGAATCTGCCGCCAGGCTCGCCGGCCTGGGCATCCCCACGGCGGTCTTTGCCGTGTCGGATTTTCCAACGTTATTTTCCGCCATTGACCGCATCGGCGTGCTGTGCGGCGACGAAACCGGGGCGCGCAACCTGCGTGAAGCCCTGGCTGGCCGCCTGCTCGCCGTCAAAAGGCCGGCCGGCCCGCCGCCCAAGGTCTTTTTTGAGGTGCGCTCGGGCAGCCTGCTGGCCGCCGGCAACACCTCCATGGCCTCGGCCGTCATCGCCGCCGCCGGCGGCAACAACGCCGTGACGACAAAGGACAAAATCGTGCGATTATCCGACGAGGAACTGCTGCGCCTGGCCCCGGACGTCTGCCTCACCCAGCGCGGCCCCATGAACCCCGAAGCCCGGTCCATGGCCGAGCGGCCCGAGTACGCCACGCTGCCCTGCGTGCAAAACGGCCGGGCCTTTGTGGTGGACGAGGCGACCTTCTCCCGGCCCGGGCCGGGAAGCGTGACGGCCGTGGAAGAACTGGCCGCGCTGCTGTCCGGGAGGCCGTCATGA
- the cobI gene encoding precorrin-2 C(20)-methyltransferase — MTRPGTLFGIGVGPGDPELVTLKAVRVLGAVDAVFAASSSKNDYSIAEAIVAPHLPASQGLTRLPFPMTRDQAALDAAWAKNAAAMAAVLAAGRDAAFITLGDPLLYSTFGYVLPRLRDLVPGLAVEIVPGITSFQAAAARTGQVLAEGGENLLVASGIDDDGRLAAALETADNAVILKAYKSFPRLRALLSGLGLSRGTTFVTRLGHDGEAVERDLDNAPERPHYLSLCLIKRGRG, encoded by the coding sequence ATGACCCGCCCGGGAACGCTTTTCGGCATCGGCGTCGGCCCCGGCGACCCGGAGCTGGTGACGCTTAAGGCCGTGCGCGTTCTTGGCGCGGTGGACGCCGTCTTTGCCGCCTCGTCGAGCAAAAACGACTATTCCATCGCCGAGGCCATCGTCGCCCCCCATCTGCCGGCCAGCCAGGGGCTCACCCGTCTGCCCTTTCCCATGACCCGCGATCAGGCCGCCCTGGACGCGGCCTGGGCAAAAAACGCCGCAGCCATGGCCGCAGTGTTGGCCGCCGGGCGCGACGCGGCCTTTATCACCCTGGGCGATCCGCTGCTCTACAGCACCTTTGGCTACGTGCTCCCGCGCCTGCGCGATCTTGTGCCGGGCCTTGCCGTGGAGATCGTGCCCGGCATCACCTCGTTTCAGGCGGCAGCAGCCCGCACCGGCCAGGTACTGGCCGAGGGCGGCGAAAACCTGCTGGTGGCTTCGGGCATCGACGACGACGGCCGGCTGGCCGCCGCCCTGGAAACGGCCGACAACGCCGTGATCCTCAAAGCCTACAAAAGCTTTCCCCGGCTTCGCGCCCTGCTCTCCGGCCTGGGTCTGTCCCGAGGCACGACCTTCGTCACCCGCCTGGGCCATGACGGCGAGGCCGTGGAGCGCGACCTGGACAACGCCCCCGAACGCCCCCATTACCTGTCGCTGTGCCTGATCAAGCGGGGGCGCGGCTAG
- a CDS encoding L-serine ammonia-lyase, with product MDAARPPIATPILDLFKIGPGPSSSHTIGPMRAAADFLAAVSGLPAETLDRAAAVDVRLLGSLAATGQGHGTPQALLAGLLGHRPESCPPDIVDGLSDYPGGTVVVAGRSIAISPRAVALDLLTVPTRHPNTMVFRVTAGDGTVLFTREAYSVGGGFVEWQGEEPPVRPLPPYPYSSMAGLRRLVEETGLSLPDVLMANEEVVSGLSRQAIVERLDGVMRVMIDVVERGLEAEGPLPGPLGLWRKAGVLFARYRQDPQMADRPILALCACAFAGAEENACGHIIVTAPTAGAAGVLAGVLYIAKVLRPTAGVFRKNFREALLVAGMVGLLAKHNASVSGAEVGCQGEVGVASAMAAAFLAQANGHGVHVVENAAETALEHCLGLTCDPVAGYVQIPCIERNAMGAVKAFAAYQIAAAETPGHHVVGLDQAIAAMAQTGRDMCTKYKETAQGGLALSVPC from the coding sequence ATGGACGCCGCCCGCCCGCCCATCGCCACGCCCATCCTCGACCTGTTCAAGATCGGCCCCGGGCCGTCGAGTTCCCACACTATCGGCCCCATGCGCGCCGCCGCCGATTTCCTGGCGGCCGTCTCGGGCCTGCCGGCCGAAACCCTGGACCGGGCCGCCGCCGTGGACGTGCGCCTGCTGGGCTCCCTGGCCGCCACCGGCCAGGGCCATGGCACGCCCCAGGCGCTTCTGGCCGGGCTGCTCGGCCATCGCCCGGAATCCTGCCCGCCCGACATCGTCGACGGCCTGAGCGACTATCCCGGCGGGACGGTCGTCGTGGCCGGGCGGAGCATCGCCATTTCGCCGCGCGCCGTGGCCCTCGACCTGCTGACCGTGCCCACGCGCCACCCCAACACCATGGTGTTTCGGGTGACGGCCGGGGACGGGACCGTGCTTTTTACGCGGGAGGCCTATTCCGTGGGCGGCGGGTTCGTGGAATGGCAGGGCGAGGAACCTCCGGTGCGGCCCCTGCCGCCGTATCCCTATTCGAGCATGGCCGGCCTGCGCCGCTTGGTGGAGGAGACGGGCCTGTCCCTGCCCGACGTGCTCATGGCCAATGAAGAGGTGGTCAGCGGCCTGTCCCGGCAGGCCATCGTGGAGCGGCTTGACGGCGTCATGCGGGTGATGATCGACGTGGTGGAGCGTGGGCTGGAGGCAGAGGGGCCGCTGCCGGGGCCGCTTGGGCTGTGGCGCAAGGCGGGCGTTCTTTTCGCGCGCTACCGCCAGGACCCGCAGATGGCTGACCGGCCCATCCTGGCCCTTTGCGCCTGCGCCTTTGCCGGGGCCGAGGAGAACGCCTGCGGCCACATTATCGTCACCGCGCCCACGGCCGGGGCGGCCGGCGTGCTGGCCGGAGTGCTCTACATCGCCAAGGTGCTGCGCCCCACGGCCGGCGTGTTTCGCAAGAACTTCCGCGAGGCCTTGCTCGTGGCCGGCATGGTGGGCCTTTTAGCCAAGCATAACGCCTCGGTGAGCGGCGCGGAAGTGGGCTGCCAGGGCGAGGTGGGCGTGGCCTCGGCCATGGCCGCCGCCTTTTTGGCCCAGGCCAACGGGCATGGCGTCCATGTGGTGGAAAACGCCGCCGAAACCGCCCTGGAGCACTGCCTGGGCCTGACCTGCGACCCGGTGGCCGGCTACGTCCAGATTCCCTGCATCGAGCGCAACGCCATGGGTGCGGTCAAGGCGTTTGCCGCCTACCAGATCGCCGCCGCCGAGACCCCGGGCCACCATGTGGTGGGCCTGGACCAGGCCATCGCGGCCATGGCCCAGACCGGGCGCGACATGTGCACCAAATACAAGGAAACCGCCCAGGGCGGGCTGGCGCTCAGCGTCCCTTGCTAG
- a CDS encoding response regulator transcription factor, whose translation MPDLLKFGFFKTDMGFVMSAGALGSIEKQALDSELFVAIRTVASGRRYMSPDNAEALLDQLVSPTPQAASPDQTPDNPETP comes from the coding sequence GTGCCCGATCTGCTCAAGTTCGGCTTCTTCAAGACCGACATGGGCTTTGTCATGAGCGCCGGAGCCCTGGGCTCCATCGAGAAGCAGGCCCTGGACAGCGAACTGTTCGTGGCCATCCGCACCGTGGCCTCGGGCCGGCGCTACATGAGCCCGGACAACGCCGAGGCGCTCCTGGACCAGCTTGTTTCGCCCACGCCCCAGGCCGCCTCCCCGGACCAGACGCCCGACAACCCCGAAACCCCGTAA
- a CDS encoding CBS domain-containing protein: MLRKRAFDALRTDVLAVDAAESLETVADKLSRHLEKSPDLDAAAVMRAGRFVGIVSLRTLLSDLNDCALDASLRESLGDDDFEDTYRLACRRCMARKASEAARRDIPKVAPSDSLHLVLDAMIKADSRFAVVLEGDKLLGLVPLGEIFREMRRECAPLAAHP; encoded by the coding sequence ATGCTACGCAAACGCGCCTTTGACGCCTTGCGCACCGACGTGCTTGCCGTCGATGCCGCCGAGTCCCTGGAGACCGTGGCTGACAAACTGTCGCGCCACTTGGAGAAAAGCCCGGACCTCGACGCCGCCGCGGTCATGCGGGCCGGCCGGTTCGTGGGCATCGTCAGCCTGCGCACGCTGTTGTCGGACTTAAACGACTGCGCACTGGACGCCAGCCTGCGCGAAAGCCTGGGCGACGACGATTTCGAGGACACCTACCGACTGGCCTGCCGCCGCTGCATGGCCCGGAAGGCGTCCGAGGCCGCCCGGCGCGACATCCCCAAGGTCGCGCCGTCGGATTCCCTGCATCTGGTCCTGGACGCCATGATCAAGGCCGACAGCCGGTTCGCCGTGGTGCTGGAAGGAGACAAGCTCCTGGGGCTTGTGCCCCTGGGCGAGATCTTCCGCGAGATGCGCCGGGAGTGCGCTCCCCTGGCTGCGCATCCCTGA
- a CDS encoding HD domain-containing protein: MVSVRKGLLQFLFAGSFMKRWNDKHRSMDLVEVDKQAHKMMVAWMLYELNSEGLAEAEKLALGLEIVEGGLFEYLYRLVITDIKPPVFYKIKANPAHYRQLTDWVLDQLEPRVRELGDGFWQRLTAYLAVPEGDSPARRILDAAHLYASGWEYSLIKRDNPWDDELLDIESSFTGGLARFADLRGVTDLADGLFAGRKTPLGHFGRLLGQLRFQTRWSQTPRIPETSVLGHMFLVAAYGYFFSLAVGACPARRLNNFFAGLVHDMPELLTRDIISPVKQSVSTLGDMIKEYEERELERRVFSVLKRGGYAGLAERLSYLLGMEVGSEFYESIRDETGKASRVTPADLDGRCNLDAFDPKDGELLKVCDSLAAFIEAYTALRNGITSDQLQQAVWRLRNKYSPVVLFGRVHIGALLADFD; this comes from the coding sequence ATGGTCAGCGTGCGCAAGGGGCTTTTGCAGTTTTTGTTTGCCGGGTCGTTCATGAAGCGCTGGAACGACAAGCACCGCAGCATGGATCTGGTGGAGGTGGACAAGCAGGCCCATAAGATGATGGTGGCCTGGATGCTCTATGAGTTGAATTCAGAGGGCCTGGCCGAGGCCGAGAAGCTGGCGCTGGGGCTGGAAATCGTCGAGGGCGGGCTTTTTGAATACCTCTACCGGCTGGTCATCACCGACATCAAGCCGCCGGTCTTCTATAAGATCAAGGCCAACCCGGCCCACTATCGCCAGCTCACCGACTGGGTGCTGGACCAGCTCGAACCACGCGTGCGCGAACTGGGCGACGGCTTCTGGCAGCGGTTGACAGCCTATCTGGCCGTGCCGGAGGGCGACTCCCCGGCCCGGCGCATCCTCGACGCCGCCCACCTCTATGCCAGCGGCTGGGAATATTCCTTAATTAAGCGCGACAACCCCTGGGACGACGAACTCCTCGACATCGAGTCGTCCTTTACCGGCGGTTTGGCCCGGTTTGCCGACCTGCGCGGCGTGACCGACCTGGCCGACGGGCTTTTCGCCGGCAGGAAAACACCGCTGGGGCATTTCGGCCGGCTGCTGGGGCAGCTGCGTTTCCAGACCCGCTGGTCCCAGACGCCACGCATCCCGGAGACCTCGGTCCTGGGCCACATGTTTCTGGTGGCGGCCTACGGCTATTTCTTCAGTCTGGCCGTGGGGGCCTGCCCGGCCCGCAGACTGAACAACTTCTTCGCCGGCCTGGTCCACGACATGCCCGAACTGCTGACCCGCGACATCATCTCGCCGGTCAAGCAGTCGGTGAGCACCCTTGGCGACATGATCAAGGAATATGAAGAGCGCGAGCTGGAGCGCCGGGTGTTTTCGGTGCTCAAGCGCGGCGGCTACGCCGGGCTGGCGGAGCGGTTGTCCTATCTGCTCGGCATGGAAGTGGGGTCGGAATTTTACGAGTCCATCCGCGACGAGACCGGCAAGGCGTCGCGGGTGACGCCGGCCGATCTGGACGGGCGCTGCAACCTCGACGCCTTTGATCCCAAGGACGGCGAGCTGCTCAAGGTCTGCGACTCCCTGGCCGCCTTTATCGAGGCCTACACGGCGCTGCGAAACGGCATTACGTCCGATCAGCTCCAGCAGGCGGTCTGGCGGCTTCGCAACAAATATTCGCCCGTGGTGCTCTTTGGACGGGTGCATATCGGAGCGCTTTTGGCGGATTTTGACTGA
- the rplM gene encoding 50S ribosomal protein L13, with protein MKTFSPKPTDITRNWFVVDASDKILGRLASAVAVRLRGKHKVEFAPHMDTGDCIIVVNAAKVLTTGRKLDQKKYYRHSGWIGGLKETSLRDMLAKKPEDVIRKAVRGMLPKNRLGRAMLKKLKIYAGEAHPHEAQKPETLDV; from the coding sequence ATGAAAACGTTTAGCCCGAAGCCCACAGATATTACCCGCAATTGGTTCGTGGTCGACGCCTCGGACAAGATCCTCGGCCGCCTCGCTTCCGCCGTGGCCGTTCGCCTGCGCGGCAAGCACAAGGTGGAGTTCGCCCCGCATATGGATACCGGCGACTGCATCATCGTGGTCAACGCCGCCAAGGTGCTGACCACCGGACGCAAGCTGGACCAGAAGAAATACTATCGCCACTCCGGATGGATCGGCGGCCTGAAGGAAACTTCCCTGCGCGACATGCTGGCCAAAAAGCCGGAAGACGTCATTCGCAAGGCCGTGCGCGGCATGCTGCCCAAAAACCGTCTCGGTCGGGCCATGCTCAAGAAGCTGAAGATCTACGCCGGCGAAGCCCACCCCCACGAGGCCCAGAAGCCCGAAACCCTGGACGTCTAA
- the rpsI gene encoding 30S ribosomal protein S9, translated as MSDEFYYGTGRRKSAVARTRLYKGNGRILVNDRPFEEYFPRPTLLAIVRQALALTKLEGRLDVKVNVAGGGMTGQAEAVRHGISRALCLLDPELRGVLKKAGLLTRDSREKERKKYGQRGARARFQYSKR; from the coding sequence ATGAGCGACGAATTTTACTACGGAACAGGCCGCCGCAAATCCGCCGTGGCCCGCACCCGCCTCTACAAAGGCAATGGCCGCATCCTCGTCAACGACCGGCCCTTCGAAGAGTACTTCCCCCGGCCCACCTTGCTTGCCATCGTGCGCCAGGCCCTGGCCTTGACCAAGCTGGAAGGCCGCCTGGACGTCAAGGTCAACGTTGCCGGCGGCGGCATGACCGGCCAGGCCGAAGCCGTGCGCCACGGCATCTCCCGGGCCCTGTGCCTCCTGGACCCCGAGCTGCGCGGCGTTCTCAAGAAGGCCGGCCTGCTCACCCGCGACTCCCGCGAAAAGGAACGCAAAAAGTACGGCCAGCGCGGCGCCCGCGCCCGCTTCCAGTACTCGAAGCGTTAA
- a CDS encoding radical SAM protein, with protein MAEHKPRPKLIFADAAGNIYDHPDLEMLVRRGDRLEPPRPDEIIALPPESELFLLPGRDALGFDPDSGEIERLDERAVAAFVSPGYTLSATAAYAARDGAPTLPLFAYGAVGFSGDRFYVCAAKVDNDPRQIFTGIPRDCIMKGAQALRRKFPKNRLIDHLSGCALTSCCPAARNLALGRFEAPLPTSRACNARCIGCLSLQDPDSGFPSTQTRIRFRPTAQEIVEVMTEHGRREKRPVFSFGQGCEGEPLTEAKVIGEAVTRFRQSGGQGTVNINTNASLPEAVETFAAAGGSSIRVSLSSAEPALYQAYYRPQGYVFADVRQSIARAKAGGLFVSLNYLFFPGVSDTEAELAALTELVEANKVDFIQLRNLNLDPELYMQVATASGVLADPARQASMGLAHFRKRLRKACPWLKFGYFNPYLGDRDGLRDKEEE; from the coding sequence ATGGCCGAACACAAGCCCCGCCCCAAACTCATCTTTGCCGACGCCGCCGGCAACATCTACGACCACCCGGACCTCGAAATGCTCGTGCGCCGGGGCGACCGCCTGGAACCGCCCAGGCCCGACGAAATCATCGCCCTGCCCCCGGAGTCCGAACTCTTCCTGCTGCCCGGCCGCGACGCCCTGGGCTTTGATCCCGATTCCGGCGAGATCGAACGCCTGGACGAACGCGCCGTGGCCGCTTTCGTCAGCCCGGGCTACACGCTTTCGGCCACCGCCGCCTACGCCGCCCGCGACGGCGCGCCGACCCTGCCCCTTTTCGCCTACGGCGCGGTGGGGTTCAGCGGCGACCGTTTTTACGTGTGCGCCGCCAAGGTCGACAACGACCCGCGCCAGATTTTCACCGGCATCCCCCGCGACTGCATCATGAAGGGCGCCCAGGCCCTGCGCCGCAAATTCCCCAAAAACCGCCTCATCGATCACCTCTCGGGCTGTGCGCTCACCTCCTGCTGCCCGGCCGCCCGCAACCTGGCCCTGGGTCGCTTTGAAGCGCCCCTGCCCACCTCCCGGGCCTGCAACGCCCGCTGCATCGGCTGCCTGTCGCTCCAGGACCCGGACTCCGGCTTTCCCTCGACCCAGACGCGCATCCGCTTTCGCCCCACGGCCCAGGAAATCGTCGAGGTCATGACCGAACACGGCCGCCGCGAAAAGCGCCCCGTGTTCTCCTTCGGTCAGGGCTGCGAAGGCGAACCCCTCACCGAAGCCAAGGTCATCGGCGAGGCCGTCACCCGCTTTCGCCAATCCGGTGGCCAGGGCACGGTCAACATCAACACCAACGCCAGCCTGCCCGAGGCCGTGGAAACCTTCGCCGCCGCCGGCGGATCATCGATTCGCGTGAGCCTGTCCAGCGCCGAACCGGCCCTCTACCAAGCCTACTATAGGCCCCAAGGCTACGTCTTCGCCGACGTGCGCCAGTCCATCGCCCGGGCCAAGGCCGGCGGACTCTTCGTGTCGCTCAATTACCTCTTCTTCCCCGGCGTCTCGGACACCGAAGCCGAACTGGCCGCCCTCACCGAACTGGTCGAGGCCAACAAAGTGGACTTCATCCAGCTGCGAAACCTCAATCTTGACCCCGAACTTTACATGCAGGTGGCGACCGCAAGCGGCGTCCTGGCCGATCCCGCCCGCCAGGCCTCCATGGGGCTGGCCCACTTCCGCAAACGCCTGCGCAAGGCCTGCCCATGGTTGAAATTCGGCTATTTCAATCCGTACTTGGGGGATAGAGACGGGTTGAGGGATAAAGAGGAAGAATAA
- the purM gene encoding phosphoribosylformylglycinamidine cyclo-ligase produces the protein MADRAAAYKAAGVDIDAGNTLVSRIKSLVAGTYGKGVLSDIGGFGGLFKLDTETCAEPVLVSGTDGVGTKLKLAHEFAKHDTIGIDLVAMCVNDILVQGAKPLFFLDYFATGKLSVGLAEQVITGIANGCKEAGCALLGGETAEMPGFYADEEYDLAGFCVGLVDYPKIVDGSSIGVGDVVIGINSSGPHSNGYSLIRKLFAASGLTGSDPLPNSTQTMAEALLAPTRIYGKTVLNLLRDFEIRGMVHITGGGFYDNVNRVLPKGVAANIRFGSWHVPPVFDWLKAQGNLTWPEMLQIFNCGVGYMLIVAPEIADDVMQRLKALGEYARVIGRIDIRKDGAEQVEVVFPDGEV, from the coding sequence ATGGCCGACAGAGCGGCAGCCTACAAGGCGGCGGGCGTCGACATCGACGCCGGCAATACCCTGGTTTCGCGCATCAAGTCCCTTGTGGCCGGCACGTACGGCAAGGGCGTCCTTTCGGATATCGGCGGTTTCGGCGGGCTTTTCAAGCTCGACACCGAGACCTGCGCGGAACCGGTGCTGGTCTCCGGCACCGACGGGGTGGGCACCAAGCTCAAGCTCGCCCACGAGTTCGCCAAGCACGATACCATCGGTATCGACCTTGTGGCCATGTGTGTCAACGACATCCTGGTGCAGGGCGCAAAGCCGCTTTTCTTCCTCGACTATTTCGCCACCGGCAAGCTGTCCGTGGGGTTGGCCGAGCAGGTCATCACCGGCATCGCCAACGGCTGCAAGGAGGCCGGGTGCGCGCTTTTAGGCGGCGAGACGGCCGAGATGCCCGGCTTCTACGCCGACGAGGAATACGATCTGGCCGGCTTTTGCGTGGGGCTGGTGGACTATCCCAAGATCGTGGACGGTTCGTCCATCGGCGTTGGTGACGTGGTCATCGGCATCAACTCATCCGGGCCGCATTCCAACGGCTATTCGCTGATCCGCAAGCTCTTCGCCGCCTCGGGGCTGACGGGCAGCGATCCCCTGCCCAATTCCACCCAGACCATGGCCGAGGCGCTTTTGGCCCCCACCCGCATCTACGGCAAGACCGTGCTGAATTTGCTGCGCGACTTCGAGATTCGCGGCATGGTCCACATCACGGGCGGCGGGTTCTATGACAACGTCAACCGCGTCCTGCCCAAGGGCGTGGCCGCCAACATCCGTTTCGGCTCCTGGCATGTGCCGCCGGTGTTCGATTGGCTCAAGGCTCAGGGCAATCTGACCTGGCCGGAGATGCTGCAGATTTTCAACTGCGGCGTGGGCTACATGCTCATTGTGGCCCCGGAGATCGCCGACGACGTGATGCAGCGCTTGAAAGCCCTTGGCGAGTACGCCCGGGTCATTGGCCGCATCGACATCCGCAAGGACGGGGCCGAGCAGGTCGAAGTGGTCTTCCCGGACGGCGAAGTCTAG
- the amrS gene encoding AmmeMemoRadiSam system radical SAM enzyme — protein MHPAALWKALPDGRVSCRLCSHFCRIAPGRRGLCGVRENRDGALFTLVHDRVAAVNLDPVEKKPLYHFLPGTTTFSFGTMGCNLSCAFCQNAGLSQPPRQGKAIAGETVDPAGLVAAAKRSGAASVSYTYSEPTVFYELMADTAELTQAEGLKNIMVSNGFMSRACLDALAGRIHAANIDLKAMREDFYHRVCGAHLRPVLQNLVTIRKLGWWLEVTTLIIPGLNDAPEELRELADFLVQELGPETPWHISRFHPDFAMRDRPPTPTRTLALAWDIGREAGLRYVYVGNVHDAARSATYCPGCGERLIEREGMGLTAARTVEGRCGSCGAVIAGVGLP, from the coding sequence ATGCATCCCGCCGCGCTGTGGAAAGCCCTGCCCGACGGCCGCGTGTCCTGCCGGCTGTGTTCCCATTTCTGCCGCATAGCCCCCGGCCGGCGCGGATTGTGCGGCGTGCGCGAAAATCGGGACGGCGCGCTTTTCACCCTGGTCCATGACCGGGTGGCGGCGGTCAACCTCGATCCGGTGGAAAAAAAGCCGCTCTACCATTTCCTGCCGGGCACGACGACCTTTTCCTTCGGGACCATGGGCTGCAACCTGTCCTGCGCCTTTTGCCAGAACGCCGGCCTGTCCCAGCCGCCGCGCCAGGGCAAGGCCATTGCCGGCGAGACGGTCGATCCGGCCGGGCTTGTAGCCGCCGCCAAACGCAGCGGCGCTGCCTCGGTGTCCTACACTTATTCCGAACCTACGGTGTTTTACGAGCTCATGGCCGACACGGCCGAGCTGACCCAGGCCGAGGGGCTTAAAAACATCATGGTTTCCAACGGCTTCATGAGCCGGGCCTGTCTGGATGCCCTGGCCGGGCGCATCCACGCGGCCAACATCGACCTCAAGGCCATGCGGGAAGACTTCTACCACCGCGTCTGCGGCGCGCATCTGCGCCCGGTGCTGCAAAATCTCGTCACCATCCGCAAGCTTGGCTGGTGGCTGGAGGTGACGACGCTTATCATCCCGGGCCTTAACGACGCTCCCGAGGAACTGCGCGAGCTGGCCGATTTTCTGGTCCAGGAGCTCGGGCCGGAAACGCCCTGGCACATCTCGCGCTTCCATCCCGATTTCGCCATGCGCGACCGGCCGCCCACGCCCACACGCACCCTGGCCCTGGCCTGGGACATCGGCCGCGAGGCCGGTCTGCGCTACGTCTATGTGGGCAACGTCCACGACGCGGCCCGCAGCGCCACCTACTGCCCCGGCTGCGGCGAGCGGCTGATCGAACGCGAGGGCATGGGGCTTACGGCGGCGCGCACGGTGGAAGGACGCTGCGGCTCCTGCGGGGCGGTCATTGCCGGCGTCGGGCTGCCGTAA